A region from the Canis aureus isolate CA01 chromosome 8, VMU_Caureus_v.1.0, whole genome shotgun sequence genome encodes:
- the ANKS4B gene encoding ankyrin repeat and SAM domain-containing protein 4B isoform X2, with product MAKRTTKSARGDPNRCDIWGNTPLHYAASNGHTHCVSFLVNFGANIFALDNSLQSPLDAAASREQNECVALLDKAATTQNIMNPKKVTRLKEQAQKNARRQIKECERLQEKHQNKMARNYSKEESGTLSSSNGTFSRSSLANASASGTFGSLSKGIKDTFKLKLKKNKDTAEQVGKESRSGQRNVMEVFREEEEDAFSGDFQEKPQFSAEDDGCVQHESILNRPGLGNIVFRKNKISSPEDMSDIKRGLEFKMCSELLQGQGAAEVDEAEADKEGEENNHDDDLPWDEDEVGWEEDVVDATPLEVFLQSHHLEEFLPIFMREQIDLEALLLCSDEDLQGIHMHLGPRKKVLNVINRRKQVLREPGQLVDTSL from the coding sequence AGGGGATCCCAATAGATGTGACATCTGGGGAAATACTCCTCTACATTATGCAGCTTCCAATGGTCATACCCACTGTGTTTCATTCCTGGTTAACTTTGGTGCCAACATTTTTGCCCTGGACAACAGCTTACAGTCTCCGCTGGATGCGGCTGCCAGCAGAGAACAAAATGAATGTGTTGCTCTCCTGGATAAGGCTGCCACTACCCAGAATATCATGAACCCCAAGAAAGTTACCAGGCTGAAGGAGCAGGCTCAGAAAAATGCTAGGAGGCAGATCAAAGAATGTGAGAGGCTCCAGGAGAAGCACCAAAATAAAATGGCTCGCAACTATAGCAAGGAAGAATCTGGGACTCTTTCTTCTTCCAATGGCACATTCTCCAGGTCATCCCTTGCAAATGCTTCTGCTTCTGGTACATTTGGGTCACTGTCTAAGGGCATTAAAGATACCTTCAAGTTAAAGCTCAAGAAGAACAAAGATACAGCAGAGCAGGTAGGGAAAGAGAGCAGAAGTGGGCAGAGGAATGTGATGGAAGTgttcagagaagaggaagaagatgcaTTCTCAGGGGACTTCCAAGAGAAGCCCCAGTTCTCAGCAGAGGATGATGGATGTGTGCAACATGAATCCATTCTCAACCGTCCAGGTCTAGGAAATATTGTttttagaaagaacaaaatatcaaGTCCCGAAGACATGTCAGACATCAAAAGGGGGTTGGAGTTTAAAATGTGCAGTGAATTGCTTCAGGGACAAGGAGCAGCTGAGGTTGATGAAGCTGAGGCAgataaagagggagaggaaaacaaTCATGACGATGATCTGCCTTGGGATGAGGATgaagtggggtgggaggaagatgTGGTTGATGCTACTCCTCTGGAAGTATTTCTGCAGTCTCATCATCTGGAAGAATTCCTTCCCATTTTCATGAGAGAGCAGATTGATCTAGAAGCTTTGCTGCTTTGTTCTGATGAGGACCTTCAGGGTATACACATGCATCTTGGTCCCAGGAAGAAAGTTCTTAATGTCATAAACAGAAGGAAGCAGGTGCTACGAGAGCCTGGGCAACTGGTTGACACCAGCCTCTGA